In Sandaracinaceae bacterium, the following proteins share a genomic window:
- the erpA gene encoding iron-sulfur cluster insertion protein ErpA, which yields MSELTLTTKAAEKVREIREAEDLGTQGLRVRVIGGGCSGFSYDLFFEDETTDLDQTFESHGIPIYIDMMSYQYLEGTEIDYVEGLHGAGFKFLNPAAKATCGCGSSFSA from the coding sequence ATGTCCGAGCTGACCCTGACCACCAAAGCTGCCGAGAAGGTTCGTGAAATCCGCGAGGCCGAAGACCTGGGCACCCAGGGCCTGCGTGTCCGCGTCATCGGCGGTGGCTGCAGCGGCTTCTCCTACGACCTCTTCTTCGAGGACGAGACCACCGACCTCGACCAGACCTTCGAGTCGCACGGCATCCCCATCTACATCGACATGATGAGCTACCAGTACCTCGAAGGGACCGAGATCGACTACGTCGAGGGCCTGCACGGCGCGGGCTTCAAGTTCCTCAACCCGGCGGCCAAGGCCACCTGCGGCTGCGGCTCCAGCTTCAGCGCCTGA
- a CDS encoding radical SAM protein → MSGGLRYEGRVFRPPSEHDALIVQATIGCSWNHCTYCDMYRDKTFRARPVEDTLRDLDVAASEHARNVRKLFLADGDALVLPTDTLLAILVRARERFPRLERVSCYAMARNVTGKSDAELLALRDAGLTRLYIGPESGDDVVLKRIAKGDTFAGHVSAAERAHRAGMELSVIALLGIAMERSSEHARATAALVTAMDPAFFSALTVTVVPGTPLATLTARGSFRVPGVPELLRELREMVSLARPTDALFRTNHASNYLPLGGHLPRDAERICATIDAALEGRIPLRREAQRGL, encoded by the coding sequence GTGAGCGGCGGGCTGCGCTACGAGGGCCGCGTGTTCCGGCCGCCCAGCGAGCACGACGCGCTGATCGTGCAGGCCACCATCGGCTGCTCGTGGAACCACTGCACCTACTGCGACATGTACCGGGACAAGACGTTCCGCGCGCGCCCCGTGGAGGACACCCTGCGCGACCTGGACGTGGCCGCCAGTGAGCACGCGCGAAACGTCCGGAAGCTGTTCCTGGCCGACGGCGACGCGCTGGTGCTGCCCACGGACACGCTCCTGGCCATCCTGGTCCGCGCACGTGAGCGCTTCCCGCGCCTCGAGCGCGTGTCGTGCTACGCCATGGCCCGCAACGTCACCGGCAAGTCGGACGCCGAGCTGCTGGCGCTGCGTGACGCAGGCCTGACCCGCCTCTACATCGGCCCCGAGTCGGGCGATGACGTGGTGCTGAAGCGCATCGCCAAGGGGGACACCTTCGCAGGCCATGTGAGCGCGGCAGAGCGTGCGCACCGCGCGGGCATGGAGCTCAGCGTCATTGCGCTGCTCGGCATCGCCATGGAGCGCAGCAGCGAGCACGCGCGCGCCACGGCCGCGCTGGTGACCGCCATGGACCCGGCGTTCTTCTCGGCGCTCACGGTCACCGTGGTGCCGGGCACGCCGCTCGCCACGCTCACCGCCCGAGGGAGCTTTCGCGTCCCCGGCGTTCCGGAGCTGCTGCGAGAGCTACGCGAGATGGTGTCGTTGGCGCGCCCCACAGACGCGCTCTTTCGCACCAACCACGCGTCCAACTACCTGCCGCTGGGCGGGCACCTTCCGCGCGACGCGGAGCGCATCTGCGCCACGATCGACGCGGCGCTCGAGGGACGCATCCCGCTCCGACGTGAGGCTCAGCGGGGCCTCTGA
- a CDS encoding sigma-70 family RNA polymerase sigma factor: MMMPRDASLDRYIDRVRSLPKLSREEEHEVALLARTGDEQAIHRLVEANLRYVVAIALQYRRYPIRMGDLIAEGSLGLMTAVNKFDPERGTRFVTYAGYWIRAFVLESVVRSTTMVGGGTGALRSKLFFRLRRERARIAATEQSPERQVELLAVQFETTPERMQTMLSQLDARELSLDTPVHDDARDTLGASLQDTAPLMDEQMDRTRTDERIAAILKQAMRELDPRERYIVEQRMLADNDEEASLASLGRELGVSRERARQLETRAKQKLRKHLEAVSA, translated from the coding sequence ATGATGATGCCGCGTGACGCATCGCTCGACCGCTACATCGACCGTGTCAGGTCGCTCCCGAAGCTCTCCCGCGAGGAAGAGCACGAGGTAGCCCTGCTCGCGCGTACCGGTGACGAGCAGGCGATCCACCGGCTCGTCGAGGCAAACCTACGTTACGTCGTGGCCATCGCGCTCCAGTACCGGCGCTACCCCATCCGCATGGGAGACCTCATCGCGGAGGGCTCGCTGGGTCTGATGACGGCGGTCAACAAGTTCGATCCCGAGCGCGGGACGCGCTTCGTGACGTACGCGGGCTACTGGATTCGAGCGTTCGTGCTCGAGTCGGTGGTGCGCTCCACGACCATGGTCGGAGGCGGGACGGGCGCGCTGCGCTCGAAGCTCTTCTTCCGGCTGCGGCGCGAGCGGGCGCGGATCGCCGCGACGGAGCAGAGCCCCGAGCGTCAGGTCGAGCTGCTGGCCGTGCAGTTCGAGACGACCCCGGAGCGGATGCAGACCATGCTGAGCCAGCTGGACGCGCGCGAGCTCTCGCTCGACACCCCCGTGCACGACGACGCCCGGGACACCCTGGGCGCCTCCTTGCAGGACACCGCCCCGCTCATGGACGAGCAGATGGACCGGACGCGCACCGACGAGCGGATCGCGGCCATCCTGAAGCAGGCCATGCGTGAGCTGGACCCGCGCGAGCGGTACATCGTCGAGCAGCGCATGCTGGCCGACAACGACGAAGAGGCCTCGCTGGCGAGCCTCGGGCGTGAGCTGGGCGTGAGCCGTGAGCGCGCCCGTCAGCTCGAGACGCGGGCGAAGCAGAAGCTGCGCAAGCACCTCGAGGCCGTCTCGGCATGA
- a CDS encoding tetratricopeptide repeat protein, with product MDGLRMRMVAALAPWVIGALVLASALPAGAQPAQRDQVAALNIRAMNEYGNFEFDRAQELLEEALALCQRHRITDTPLARTYMNLAIVAIGARQDTGAGLDLFVQALNADANIELDPALSSPDIQSRFILAQQRHSRGGGATAGAAAGGQGLALEHEPIAEQLVNTPVPVYLEVPGGTEISEVMLYFRTGGMRRYERVAMTAMAGGYGAEIPCRRVVAPSVRYYIVVFGPGGSSVGFAGSANEPFEVVVVGERSLAAPSLPGQAAAAQCVGQPQCAEDECDESAPQGEGAACTESAECASGLECLEGLCSWDRSTAPQEPGPRFFFHFGAGAGMFYATSGMVADGLPPQDNNPAIPPGDWNSPDWAAYIDPSTGLSGCNPGPERDIGGVIYATQDECHVRVTSNGFVPSHQLDIEVGGYFTDRVGLAVGVRVNIKAGLGTLSRVMFNLRGQLQLTRPTFTGINVALHAGIGIGQIQLQPTQRPNPATPDVRMREPWIQTGLLSVSAGLTTSYRVFNGFGFYLEPELVVLVPMGAGNKMSWGLDLAGGVEISF from the coding sequence ATGGACGGTCTCCGAATGAGGATGGTGGCGGCGCTCGCGCCGTGGGTGATCGGTGCTCTCGTGCTCGCGAGCGCGCTCCCTGCGGGCGCACAGCCGGCCCAACGCGACCAGGTCGCGGCGCTCAACATCCGCGCGATGAACGAGTACGGCAACTTCGAGTTCGACCGCGCGCAAGAGCTGCTCGAAGAGGCCCTCGCCCTCTGCCAGCGCCACCGCATCACGGACACGCCGCTCGCCCGCACGTACATGAACCTCGCCATCGTGGCGATCGGCGCGCGCCAGGACACCGGAGCGGGCCTCGACCTGTTCGTCCAGGCGCTCAACGCCGACGCCAACATCGAGCTGGATCCGGCGCTCAGCTCGCCCGACATCCAGTCGCGCTTCATCCTCGCGCAGCAGCGCCACAGCCGCGGTGGTGGTGCCACGGCCGGCGCGGCCGCAGGTGGTCAGGGCTTGGCGCTCGAGCACGAGCCCATCGCCGAACAGCTGGTGAACACGCCGGTGCCCGTCTACCTCGAGGTGCCGGGTGGCACCGAAATCAGCGAGGTCATGCTGTACTTCCGGACCGGCGGCATGCGCCGCTACGAGCGCGTGGCCATGACGGCCATGGCGGGCGGCTACGGCGCCGAGATCCCCTGCCGTCGCGTCGTGGCCCCCTCGGTGCGCTACTACATCGTGGTCTTCGGTCCCGGAGGGAGCTCGGTGGGCTTCGCCGGCAGCGCCAACGAGCCGTTCGAGGTGGTGGTGGTGGGTGAGCGCAGCCTGGCCGCGCCATCCCTCCCCGGGCAGGCGGCCGCAGCCCAGTGCGTGGGTCAGCCCCAGTGCGCGGAAGACGAGTGCGACGAGAGCGCGCCGCAGGGCGAGGGCGCCGCCTGCACCGAGAGCGCGGAGTGCGCCTCGGGCCTCGAGTGCCTCGAGGGCCTCTGCAGCTGGGATCGCAGCACGGCGCCTCAGGAGCCCGGCCCGCGCTTCTTCTTCCACTTCGGCGCAGGCGCCGGAATGTTCTACGCCACCAGCGGGATGGTGGCCGATGGCCTGCCGCCGCAAGACAACAACCCGGCCATCCCGCCGGGCGACTGGAACTCTCCCGACTGGGCGGCCTACATCGACCCCAGCACCGGTCTGTCGGGCTGCAACCCGGGCCCCGAGCGCGACATCGGCGGCGTCATCTACGCCACCCAAGACGAGTGCCACGTGCGGGTCACGAGCAACGGCTTCGTGCCGAGCCACCAGCTCGACATCGAGGTGGGCGGGTACTTCACGGACCGCGTCGGTCTCGCCGTCGGGGTGCGCGTCAACATCAAGGCCGGGCTCGGCACGCTCTCGCGCGTCATGTTCAACCTGCGCGGGCAGCTCCAGCTCACGCGGCCGACCTTCACGGGCATCAACGTCGCGCTCCATGCTGGCATCGGCATCGGCCAGATCCAGCTGCAGCCCACGCAGCGCCCCAACCCAGCCACGCCGGACGTGCGCATGCGCGAGCCGTGGATCCAGACCGGCCTGCTCTCGGTCTCGGCCGGCCTCACCACCAGCTACCGCGTCTTCAATGGCTTCGGCTTCTACCTCGAGCCCGAGCTGGTGGTGTTGGTCCCCATGGGCGCTGGCAACAAGATGAGCTGGGGCCTGGATCTCGCCGGCGGCGTCGAGATCTCGTTCTGA
- a CDS encoding DUF4398 domain-containing protein — protein MSTGRPGRTALAARRRLGRGVCATLWVGGLAALLGGCGPGLYLASMRPAERAVERAHDAGAEELATYDYYFALAHLDKAREEAAESAFQDAADHARIAREHAERAEATSRGATTAP, from the coding sequence CGGCAGGCCCGGGCGGACGGCCCTCGCGGCGCGTCGTCGGCTGGGCCGTGGGGTGTGCGCCACGCTGTGGGTCGGCGGTCTCGCTGCGCTGCTCGGCGGGTGCGGCCCCGGCCTGTACCTCGCGTCCATGCGGCCAGCCGAGCGCGCCGTCGAGCGCGCGCACGACGCTGGCGCCGAGGAGCTGGCCACGTACGACTACTACTTTGCCCTGGCGCACCTCGACAAGGCTCGCGAAGAGGCCGCCGAGTCGGCCTTCCAAGACGCAGCGGACCACGCCCGCATCGCACGCGAGCACGCCGAGCGCGCCGAGGCCACCAGCCGGGGGGCCACGACCGCGCCATGA
- a CDS encoding OmpA family protein — protein sequence MRALLTCAVALWLSGCAADPSWERRFVSIEGTLARAEEAGAMRCAPRELALGRAHLGFATFERERGQRARAEEHLAIAEPNAGAALYLSPAARCSGHPPLEEEPASSESEAPIDTAPLTDAAPGGDDPGDPDAAPLLDPVGTPDPTSAPDPSGDVLLTPAPDHDADGVPDSADECPRAAGQAGAACPGSYEGLVVRSERIVLLRPLLLDTDGAPAEPTRPLLRALARALRDRPAMRIEIGAHTDSEGTELENLAESQRRAERLRELVVAEGADPDRISARGYGEELPLESNSTEEGRAANRRVEVRRTEGGDGAL from the coding sequence ATGAGGGCGCTGCTGACATGCGCGGTGGCGCTGTGGCTGAGTGGTTGTGCCGCAGACCCCAGCTGGGAGCGTCGCTTCGTCTCCATCGAGGGCACGCTCGCTCGCGCGGAGGAAGCGGGCGCCATGCGCTGCGCGCCGCGAGAGCTGGCACTCGGGCGTGCGCACCTCGGGTTCGCCACGTTCGAGCGCGAGCGGGGTCAGCGCGCCCGGGCGGAGGAGCACCTGGCCATCGCCGAGCCCAACGCGGGGGCTGCCCTCTACCTGAGCCCAGCCGCCCGCTGCTCCGGCCATCCTCCTCTCGAGGAAGAGCCTGCATCGAGCGAAAGCGAGGCGCCCATCGACACCGCGCCCCTCACGGATGCCGCCCCTGGGGGTGATGATCCTGGGGACCCCGATGCCGCTCCGCTGCTGGACCCCGTAGGGACTCCGGATCCCACGAGCGCGCCCGACCCTTCGGGTGATGTGCTGCTCACGCCCGCCCCCGATCACGACGCGGACGGGGTGCCCGACTCCGCCGACGAGTGTCCGCGAGCGGCAGGGCAAGCGGGCGCCGCCTGCCCAGGAAGCTACGAGGGTCTCGTAGTCCGCTCCGAGCGCATCGTGTTGCTGCGGCCGCTGTTGTTGGACACCGACGGCGCACCGGCCGAGCCCACGCGCCCGCTGCTGCGTGCGCTCGCCCGCGCGCTGCGCGATCGCCCGGCGATGCGCATCGAGATCGGAGCCCACACGGACAGTGAGGGGACCGAGCTCGAGAACCTCGCGGAGTCGCAGCGCCGCGCTGAGCGCCTACGCGAGCTGGTCGTCGCCGAGGGAGCAGATCCCGACCGCATCAGCGCGCGTGGCTACGGTGAGGAGCTCCCGCTCGAGTCGAACAGCACCGAGGAGGGGCGCGCCGCGAACCGCCGCGTCGAGGTGCGCCGAACCGAAGGCGGCGACGGGGCGCTCTAG